Below is a window of Anaeromyxobacter diazotrophicus DNA.
GCGCTGGCGGCGGCGCTCGCGCCCCAGGTCCGCGGGCTCCGGGTGCTCGTCCCGCGCGCGGAGGAGGGGCGCCCCGAGCTCGTCGAGGGTCTCGTCGCCGCCGGGGCGACGGTCGTCGCGCCGCCGGCCTACCGCACCGTGCCCGCCCCCCCGGAGGCGCTCGCGGAGCTCGCGGCCGCGCTCGCCCAGGGCGCCGTGGACGCGGTCGCCTTCGCCTCGCCGTCGGCGGTGCGGAGCGTGGCCGCCGCGCTGGGGGCCGGCCGGGACCTGCTCGGCCGGGCGGCGCTCGCCGCCATCGGCCCGACCACTGCGGCCGAGCTGCAACTCCTGGGCTTCACGCGCGTGGTCCAGCCGCTCCGCGCCTCCGCCGAGGCGCTGGCCGAGGCCATCGCGGAGCAGCTGGGGCCCGGCCGGCAGCAGCCCTGAGGAGCTGGCCCCGTCCGGGGGTCGTCCTGCGATCCTCTGCCGCAGGTCTTCGGTGACCTGCTAGGCCGGGCGGCGTATGCTGAGCGCCACCTCGCTGCCCCAGGAGGCCTCCTGCGCACGGCGCACGCCATCGGAGAGGGCGACGGCCGCCGTGCCCGGCGCGCCTGGCGTCTCCTGGTGGGCCAGGGGGAGGATCCGGCGCTCTGGCGGTACGCCGTGGCGCTGGGGCTCGCCGCTGCCGCGGTCGCCGCGGGCGCCGCGCTCCAGGGCGAGCTGCGAGGCTACGCGAGCTTCCTCTCGTTCGGCGCGGTGCTCCTGGCGGGGCTGCGCGGCGGCGCCGGGCCGGGCTTCCTCGCGCTGGGGGTGTGCGCGGCCGCCTTCGCCTGGCAGATGGGCGGGCCCCGCAGCGCCACCTGGGTGGAGGAGCCCGACCCGCTCCACCGGCTCGCCTTCTTCGTGGGCTTCACCGCCCTCGGGGTGTGGGCGGCGAGCGCGGTGCGGGAGGGGTACCGCTACTCGCACGCGCGCCGCCGCCGGGCCGAGGCGCGCGCGGAGGGGCAGCGCATCGCCGCCGAGCTGGGGGCGCGGGCGCTCGCCGAGACCGACCTCGACGCGCTGCTGGCCGCGACCGTGGCGGCGGTCGAGCGCGCGCTGCGGTGCGACGCGGTGACCTTGCTGGAGCTGCAACCGGACGGAGAGTCCGTGCGGCTCCGGGAGGCCGCCGGGCTGGCGCGGACCGCCGCGGGCCAGGTCTTCCCGCGCGCCGAGGCGCTGCTCGCCTTCCGGGTGCTGGCGGCCCGCGAGCCCCTGGCGGTGGACGACCTGGCGGCGGAGCCGGAGGTCGCCTCGCCGGCGCTGCTCCGCGCGGGGGTGACCTCGAGCCTGGTGGCACCCATCGTCGCAGCGGGTCCCGGCGGGCGGTCCTTCGGCACGCTGGGCGCCCACAGCCGCGCGCGGCGCCCCTTCGGCCCCGACGAGGCGAGCTTCCTGCAGGCCGCCGCCAACGTGATCGGGACGGTGGTGGTGCGGGCCCGCGCCGAGGAGCGGGTGCGCCGCACGCTCGAGGTCGAGCGGTTCCTGGCCGAGGCAAGCCGGCAGCTCGCGCTCTCCATCGACTGGCAGGAGACGCTCACGCGGATCGCGAAGCTGGCGGTCCCGTTCCTGGGCGATTGGTCGCTGGTGGTGGTGCTGGACGGCGAGGGGCGGCCGCGCAGCCTGGCGGCCGAGGCGAGCGACCCGGCCCGCGCCGCCGAGGCCCGCGAGCTGCTCGACCGCTACCCCATCGACCTCGCCGCCCGGCACGGGGTGGGGCGGATCCTGCGCACCGGCGAGCCGGAGCTGCTCCCGGAGGCGGCGGGCGACGCGTTCGTGGAGGACGACCCGGGCGAGGGGACGCCGCTGCGCCGGGACATCCTGAGGCGCCTCGGGATGCGCTCCTACCTGGGCGCGCCGCTCGTGTCGGCGGGGCGCGTGCTGGGCGCGATCGCATTCGGGGTGGCCGACGGCCCGCGCCGCTACGGCCCGGACGACCTGGCCGTGGCGCAGGCGCTGGCGCAGCGCTGCGCCGCGGCGATCGAGAACGCGCGGCTCTACCGGGAGGCGCAGGAGGCGACCCGCGCGCGCGAGGAGGTGCTCGCCATCGTCTCGCACGATCTCAAGACGCCGCTGGGCGCGCTGCACATGGGGGCGCAGATGGTGACGCGCCTCGCCCCGCCGGGCGCGCCGGGCGACGAGCTGCGCAAGGCGGCCACCACGGTGCGCCGCACCGCCGAGCGCATGGGGCGCCTCATCCACGACCTCGTCGACGTGGCCAGCCTGGAGGCGGGCCGGCCCTCGCTGGCCCCCGCCGAGCAGGAGGCGGCCGCCGTCGCCCGCGAGGCGGCCGAGGCGCTGCAAGCGCTCGCCGCCGACCGCGGCGTCGCGCTCACCGTGGAGGCGCCCGAGGCGGTGCCGCTGCGGTGCGACCGCGACCGCCTGCTGCAGGTCCTCACGAACCTGCTCGCGAACGCGCTCCAGGTCACGCCGGCCGGCGGCCGGGTCCGGCTCTCGGCGCGGCGGGGAGGGGAGGGGGTCCTGTTCACGGTGGCGGACGACGGCCCCGGCATCCCGGCGGAGGACCTGCCGCATCTCTTCGAGCGCTGGTACCGCGGGCGGCGCGCGCGTTACCCCGGGTCGGGCCTGGGGCTCGCCATCGCGCGCGCCATCGTGGAGGCGCACGGCGGGCGCATCTGGGTCGAGAGCGTCGAGGGCCAGGGGAGCGCGTTCTCGTTCGCGCTCCCGTGCGCGGGCGCGGGCGGCGCGGCCCGGGCCGGGCGGTGAGGTGGTGCCCCGGCGGGGATGTGCCCCGCCCGGCCGGCGGGAGCAAGTTGTGAGGCGACCGCGGGAGGTGCGATGACGGAGAACGAGGCTCCGGGCGGGTACGTGCGGCTCCTCGTCTCGCTCGAGCGCGAGGCGGAAGCGGAGGTCGAGGGCCCCGAGGACGAGTGGCTGTGGGCCGAGCCGCTCGGGTCGGAGCGTTTCCGCGTCGAGAGCACGCCCTTCTTCGCGTACGGCCTGTCGCACGGCGACGTCGTCCGCGGTCGGGAGGACGGGGAGACGGCGCGCTTCAGCGACGTCGAGCGCAAGAGCGGGCACCGCACCCTGCGGGTCGCGCTCGACCTCGACCTCGACGTGGAGCGCCCCGAGATCCAGCGCTTCCTGGACGACCTCCTGGCGCTCGGGTGCACCTACGAGGCCATGCCGCCCAAGATCGTCGCGCTCGACGTCCCGCCCGAGGTGGAGGTGGGCGAGGTGGTCACGCGGCTCCAGACGCAGCGCCGCGACGGGGTGCTGGTCTGGGAGTGGGCGGACCCGCGGCCGAGCTAGCGGCGGCGCCCGGCCGGGAGCCTCGCTCAGCGCGCGGGCTTGGCGCGCGCCGCCTTGCGGGCGCGCTTCTTCGCCAGGAAGCCGGTCTCGCGGCGCTTCGCGTGCAGCTCCTCGGCGGTGGGGCGCGGGGGCTTGGCCGGCTTCTTCGCCTCGGGGCCGGGGGTGAGCGTCCACCAGAAGAGGCGCTTCACCACCAGGGTGGCGTAGGCGCCGGGCGGCAGGGTGAAGGCGACGTTCACCCGCAGGCGCCCCTTGTTGAGCTCGTCGCGGGAGGGCTCGCTCACCACCAGCTTGCCCGGGACGACGAGCAGCGGGCGCTCCTCGTGGTCGAAGTGGATCTGCGGCGCGCCGGGCACCGCCAGGCTCGCGAGCGTCATGTCCTCGCGCCCCAGCACCGACAGGGCCGCCTTCTCCACCGCCGGGTCGTCGAAGCGCGAGTCCGGGGCGAGCAGCGGGAAGGTGCGCCGGTGCAGCAGCCGCGCCTGGGCGGGCTCGAGCGCGCGCGGGAAGAGGAGCGTGCCGGCCTGGTACCGGATGGAGACGAGCCGGGAGACCCCGACCACGTCGCGCAGGTACTGCTTCACGCCCTCGTTCCAGAGCCAGCTCTGGTAGGCGAAGACCTGCAGCCCGCGCCAGCGCGGCTCGGTGCGGAGGAACGCGCCGAGGAAGTCCTGGGGGTGGAGCCTGAGCCAGCGCAGCACCGGCGCGTAGCGCTCGGCGCCCGGGTAGGGGTTCTTGAGCTGCCACTCCCCCCAGTGCTCCTTCCAGAAGGTCTTCACCCGCGCGTCGGCGGTGCGGTCGAGCTCGCTCGGCCGGGCGAGGTGGTTCCGGAGCGCGGCCTCGGCGTCGCCGCGCATGAGGTCCTTCACCAGGAACCCCTGCCCGTGCTTGAGCGAGCCGAAGCGCTGGGAGTCGAAGTAGTCGACCACCCCGATGCGCTGCACCTCGGCCACCGCGGCGGGCAGCCGCGCCACGTCCTCCTCCGAGAGGTCGCGGACGGTCACGGCGAACCGGTTGGAGGTGGTGTTCACGGCCGACAGCGGCGCGCCCGTCCGGCCGAGCGGCTTGAGCCGCAGGTCGGGGTCCTGCAGGTCCACCGGCTTGCGGCGCACCGCGACGAGCTGGGTCGTCCGCCCCTGCTTGTCCTTGAGCCCGCAGTAGCTCACCTCGGCCGGCTGCACGCCCGCCCGGGCGCAGATGCGCTCCACCGCCTCGAAGGTGGAGAGCTTCTGCTTGTCCATGAGGTAGACGAACCACGCGCCGCGCGGGTCCTGGTCGAAACGCCACGATTCGGTGACGGAGAAGTCCTCCGGCCGCTGCTTGAGCTTCATGGAATCCCTGGGCTCGGCCCGCGGGCCGGCGGCGCGGCCGCTAGGCGGCGCCCCGCTCCCGGTAGAAGAGCACGATGGTGAGGCAGTGGAACTCGTTGTCGGAGGACTGCCTGACGACGCGGTCCACCACCTCGAGGTCCGCGTTCGAGCGGAGCCAGCGGGTGACGTGGTCGCCGAGCTCCTCGCGCTCCTTGGCCTTCGTGGCCGAGAAGACCTTCACGCCGGTGAAATGCACGCCGCTCCCCTGCTCCGACCCACTCACGCCTCACCCCCGGCGGGAAAGCACCGGGTCGAGTATGGCACGCGGTTTTTCCAGCTGTCAAAGGAATGATGTGCGCAAGCGCCGGCGCCGCCAGGAGAAATCGGCCGCGTCCGACTCGCTGGGGCCGGGGGGTTCGTACCCGGCCCGCCGCTGCCTACATTGCGACCATCGTGCCGCCGCGCGGCGGAGGAAAGATGCACACGCTCACCAGTCCGGCCGTCCCCGACGGGAAGAAGAGCTTCGCCGTCGAGTTCATCAACCGCATCCGCTCGATGGACTCGTCGGTGCTGAACGCCCTCATCCAGCGCGAGGCCGGCGAGGAGTTGGCGCAGTTCTTCCTGTCGTACAGCGCGCGGCTCATCTCGCGCGATCCGGAGCGCGTGCTCGAGAACACCTCCAGCCTCATGCTGATGGGTTACCTCATCCGCGCGGCCGAGGAGGAGATCGAGCGCCGCCAGATGGCCCGCGCCTAGCGGCCGCCCCGCGCTGGCGGGCGCGCGCGCGGCGTGCTAATCCGCCTCGCCATGCTCATCGACCTGCACGTCCACAGCCACCACTCGCCCGGCGGCGCGCTCGCGCCCCGCGACATCGTCCGCCGCGCCAAGGCGGCCGGGCTGGACGGCGTGGTGGTGACGGACGTGAACTCGCTCGACGGGCTGGACGAGGTGCGCGCCGCTGGCCGCGAGGAGGGCCTGCTCGCGCTGGTGGGGGCGGAGCTCGTCACCGATCACGGCCACTACCTCTGCTACTTCCCGGACCCGGCGCGCGTCCCGGCCCCGCCGCAGATGTTCGGGACGACCCCCTGGCGCGTGCGCGACGTGGTCGAGCGGGTGCGCCAGCTCGGCGGGGCGGTGGTGGCCGCGCACCCGTACGACAAGAGCATCGAGCGGCCGAGCGGCGACTTCATCTTCTCGCTCGAGGGGCTCACCGCGGTCGAGGGGCTGTGCGCGCGCCGCAAGGGGCCGGCCAACGATCTCGCGGTGGAGGCCGCCGACCACATGAGCCTGCCGTGCGTGGGGGGCTCCGGCGCCCACGACACCCTCGACGACGTCGGCAAGGCGGCGACGCTCTTCCGCGAGCCGGTGGCCACCGAGGCCGACCTGGTGCGGCAGCTCCTCGCCGGGCACGTCTTCTGCGTCGCGGTCGGGGTCACGCCCCAGGAGCCGGCGCGCGGCGGGCGAGACCGCGGCGGCGAGCGCCGGCGCGGCGGCGGCCGCGAGCGCCGCTGAGCGGCGGCTCGCGGGCCCAGCTCCGCGTCACCGGAGCGGCTCCCACCGCTCGAGCTTGTCGTCCTGCAGGTAGGCCTTGCGGTCGCCCCCGGACCAGGACCACGCCTCGGTGTGCGCCGGCCGGTCGATCACCTTCTTCTCGGGGTAGCCCCAGGCCATCTCCACGGCGCGGGCGCTCATCCCCTCGACCAGCCGCTTCCGCTCGACGGCGGCGCGCTGCGGGTCGGGCAGCGCCTGGAAGGCGGTGAGCGCCTCCGGCCCGCCGAGGTACCGCTCGAGCTCGACGCGCACGTCCTCGGCCGAGGCGAGGGTCTGGGGGAGGACCAGCACCAGTGGCCGCGGCTCGCCCTCGAGCGAGAGGAACACCCACGGGTGGTAGCGCGGCGTCATGACCACGCGTCGGGCGATGATCCAGCCGGTGGGGAACTCCACCTTCTCGATGCGCAGGGGCGTCCCGGGCGCGAGGACGCGCTCGGCGGGCGGCGGCGCGATGGCGTCGCCGGCGGTGTCCTGGAGCAGATCGAGCTCGTCGAACGGCTGGTCCGAGACGAGCATCCGGCCGGCGTCGCCGTAGAACGGCCCGGCGTAGAGCGCCACCTTCGCGAACCGCCGCTGCCCCTCGAGCTCGCGCGACTTCTCGCGCTCGGTGTCGGGGACGGAGGCGCGCGGGTAGCACCCGGCGAGGGCGAGGGCGAGAACGGCAGCGAGGGCGCGGCGCATGGGCGAGTGGTATCGCACCGGCGCCGCCGCGCGACAAGCGGTCGCTATTCGCGCTTCGTCCCGCCGCGCTCCTCGGACGGCGGGGCGGCCCGCCCGGCGGCCTTCCCCTCCTCGATGAGCTCGCGGACGCGCTGGCCGCCCTTGTGGCCGAGCTCGGAGTACCCCTCGCTCCCGAGCTGCTGCTTGCGCGCCTCGCCGCCCAACCGGCCGGCCTCGCGCACCGTCATCTGGCTGTGACCCTTCTCCTTGTGCGGCATGACGACTCCTTCCCTCCACGAACTAACCTGGGAGCGGACCTCGCGCAGGGCAAGGGCGCACTCTGCCGCCGCGCGCTGCGCGAGCGCTCGCATGGCCGGCCGCCGTGGGCGCGGCGGGCCCGGCGGCGCGGCGCGGCCCGGGCCGCTAGAAAACGGGGGTGGCGAGGCTCACCGACAACGCGCGCGCCGTCCTGGCGCGCCGCTACCTCCTGCGCGACGACGCCGGCGCGGTGCTGGAGGAGCCCGAGGGCCTGTGGCGCCGGGTGGCGACCGCGCTCGCGGCGGCCGAGGAGCCAGGCGAGCGCTCGCGGTGGGCCGAGCGGTTCGAGGCGCGGATGGCCGGGCTCGAGCTCCTCCCCAACTCTCCGACCCTCATGAACGCCGGCCGCGCCGGGGGGCAGCTCGCCGCCTGCTTCGTGCTGCCGGTCGACGACGACCTCGCCTCGATCTTCGACGCGCTCAAGTGGGCGGCGCTCATCCACCAGTCGGGCGGCGGGACCGGCTTCTCCTTCTCGCGCCTGCGGCCGAAGGGCGACCTCGTGCGCACCACCCACGGGGTGGCGAGCGGCCCGGTCTCGTTCATCCGCGTCTTCGACGCCGCCACCGAGACCATCAAGCAGGGGGGCGTGCGGCGCGGCGCGAACATGGCCGTGCTGGGGGTCGAGCACCCCGACGTGCTGGAGTTCGTCGACGCGAAGCGGGGCCCGGGGCTCGAGAACTTCAACATCTCGGTGGCGGCGAGCGACGCCTTCATGCGCGCCGCGCAGCGAGGGGAGCCGTTCGCGCTGCGCCACCCGCGCAGCGGCGCGCCGGCGGTCGAGGTGTCCGCCCGCGAGCTCCTCGACCGGATCGCCGGCGCGGCGTGGGCCTCGGGCGAGCCGGGCCTCGTGTTCCTGGACCGCGTCGAGGCGGCCAACCCCACCCCCGACCTGGCGCGCTTCGAGGCGGTCAACCCGTGCGGCGAGCAGCCGCTCCTGCCCTTCGAGGCCTGCACGCTCGGCTCGATCAACCTGGGCCGCTTCGCGCGCGGCGGCGCGGTCGACTGGGACGGTCTCGCCGCCTGCGTGCGGGACGGGGTGCGGCTGCTCGACGACGTCTTGACCGTGAACGTCTGGCCGCTGCCGCAGATCGCGGCGGTCTCGGCGCGGAACCGCAAGATCGGCCTGGGGGTCATGGGCTGGGCGGACCTGCTGGTGCAGCTGGGGGTGGCCTACGACGCGCCGGCGGCGCTGGCGCTCGCCGACGAGCTCATGGGGTTCGTGCAGCGCGAGGCGCACGCGGCGAGCGAGGCCCTGGCGGCCGAGCGCGGCCCGTTCCCGGGCTTCGCGACCAGCGCGCTGGCGCGCGCGGGCGGGCGGCCGCGCCGGAACGCGACCGTCACCACCATCGCGCCGACCGGCACGCTCTCCGTCATCGCCGGCTGCTCCTCGGGCGTGGAGCCGCTCTTCGCGGTGGCCTACGTCCGGCACGCGCTCGGCGGCGTGAGCCTGGAGGAAGAGCACCCGGAGCTCCTGGGCCGCCTGCGCGCGCTGGGGGCGGAGGCCGCGCTGCCGCGCCTGCTCGCCAACGGCCGCGCGCGCGGCGTGCCGGGCGTGCCGGAGGAGATCCAGCGCGTCTTCGCCACCGCCCACGACGTCGCGCCGGAGGTGCATGTGCGGATGCAGGCCGCCTTCCAGCGCCACGTCGACAACGGCGTCTCGAAGACGATCAACCTCCCCCGGGAGGCGACCGTCGAGAGCGTGCGCCGCGCCTACGAGCTCGCCTTCGAGCTGGGCTGCAAGGGCATCACCGTCTACCGCGACGGCACGCGCGAGGGCCAGGTGCTCACCCACGGCGTGGCCGCCGCCCCGAACGGCTGCCCCCAGTGCGGCGGCCTCCTCACCCGCAGCGGCGGCTGCGAGACCTGCCAGGCCTGCGGGTACGCGACCTGCGAGACGACGGAGTAGCCCAACTGCCCTCGCCCGGCATCGCGGGGACAGGAGTCACCCCGCCGCCCCGCGCCCGCGCGCGCGTCGGCGCCCGTGCTCCGCGCCGCGCCGGAGGTCCCAGCGGCCGGAACGCGCACCGCGGAGCTCGTGACGCGGCTGCGGAATCTTGCACCGCGGCGCCTGCGCGCCGCGGTGCTTCGGTCAGTCCTCGCCGCGGGCACGGCCCACCTGGCGCGTTCCGGCGAACCCGGCGCCCGTGGCGGCGCTCCGCAATGGCGCCTCGTGCGCGCGCGGGCTCGGGGCGGCTGTCAGCCGCGGGCGAGGCGACCCGGTTCACGCTCGCCCCTCGCGCGCGCTCCGGCGTGGCGCGGTCACGCCACGCCCGCCGTAGCGTGACGGGTGCGCCGCTAAGGCTCGGCGTGAGCTTCCCCTGCGCCCATGCGCGATGTGGGAGCAACCCGGCTACAATGCGCCCCGTGCCGCTCCGCGCCGTCGTCACCGACCTCGACAACACCCTGTACCCCTGGGTCGACTACATCGTGCCGAGCCTGGAGGCGATGGTGGCCTCGCTCGAGCAGACGACGCGGCGGCCGCGGATCGACATCATCCAGTCGCTCAAGGCGGTGTACGCCCGCCACGGCTCGAACGAGTACCCGTTCGCCATCCAGGAGTCGTCGCTCTTCCACCCGTACGACTCGGACTTCGACTCGTTCGACGCGCTGGTGGTGCGGCCGGCGCAGCGCGCCTTCGCGGAGGCGCGGCGGCGCTACCTCGCGCCGTACCCCGCCGTGCGCGCGACGCTCCTCGCGCTCAAGGACCGGGGCATCCCCGTCGTCGCGCTGACCGACGCGCCCCGGAACGCCGTCGAGTACCGGGTGCGGCTGCTCGAGCTCGACGGGCTGCTCGACGCGGTGTACGCGCTGCGCTCGTACCGGCTGCCGCGCAACGTGAACCCGGAGATCCGCCGCCGGGACGCGGCCGGCTACTACCGCCTCAAGCAGACGAAGGTGATCGAGCTGCCCCGGGCAGCCGAGAAGCCGGCGCCCATGGGGCTCCGCCGCGTGCTGGCCGACCTCGGGCTCGAGGCCTCCGAGGTGCTGTACGTCGGCGACAACGCGAAGAAGGACATGGCCCTCGCGAAGGCGTGCGGCGCCGTCGGGGTCTGGGCCGAGTACGGGACCTACATCTCCGCCGAGTACCGCGACCGCCTGGCGGTCATCTCGGCCAAGAGCGTCACCCGCCGGCACGTCTCGGACGAGGTGGCCGACCCGGGCCTCCGCGCGCCACCGCCGCGCTGGCCGCTCGCCATCTCCTCCTTCGCGCAGGTGCTCGAGGTGCTCGAGGGCGCGCGCTGGACGCGCCCCGGCCGCGCCGCGCCGGCGAGGTGAAGCGCTTCGACGGCGGGAGCGAGGACCTCGCCTCGCGCTCAGGAGCCGTCCTGGGCCGAGCTGGCCCAGTCGGCCGCGACCATCTTCATGAGGTCGTCCGGATCCGGCGGCTTCGCGACGTGCGCGTCGAACCCCGCCTCGCGCGCGCGCAGGCGGTCCTCGGGCTGGGCGTAGCCGCTCAGGGCGATGAGGCGCGTGGAGCTCAGGGCCTCGTCGCCGCGCAGCGCCCGCGCGACGGCGTAGCCGTCGATGTCGGGGAGGCCGATGTCGCACAGCACGACGTCGGGCCGCACCCGGCGCGCGAGCTCCAGCCCCGAGCGGCCGTCGCGAGAGACGT
It encodes the following:
- a CDS encoding uroporphyrinogen-III synthase, whose translation is MAPSLAGRRVAVTRGAGGDDPLARRLRQLGAEVLEAPAIALAPPGSFAELDAALRDLGATDWIAFASANCVERTLARAAELGVAAAALARPRLAAVGRATAAQLARLVRPPDLVPGEARGEALAAALAPQVRGLRVLVPRAEEGRPELVEGLVAAGATVVAPPAYRTVPAPPEALAELAAALAQGAVDAVAFASPSAVRSVAAALGAGRDLLGRAALAAIGPTTAAELQLLGFTRVVQPLRASAEALAEAIAEQLGPGRQQP
- a CDS encoding sensor histidine kinase, with the protein product MGQGEDPALWRYAVALGLAAAAVAAGAALQGELRGYASFLSFGAVLLAGLRGGAGPGFLALGVCAAAFAWQMGGPRSATWVEEPDPLHRLAFFVGFTALGVWAASAVREGYRYSHARRRRAEARAEGQRIAAELGARALAETDLDALLAATVAAVERALRCDAVTLLELQPDGESVRLREAAGLARTAAGQVFPRAEALLAFRVLAAREPLAVDDLAAEPEVASPALLRAGVTSSLVAPIVAAGPGGRSFGTLGAHSRARRPFGPDEASFLQAAANVIGTVVVRARAEERVRRTLEVERFLAEASRQLALSIDWQETLTRIAKLAVPFLGDWSLVVVLDGEGRPRSLAAEASDPARAAEARELLDRYPIDLAARHGVGRILRTGEPELLPEAAGDAFVEDDPGEGTPLRRDILRRLGMRSYLGAPLVSAGRVLGAIAFGVADGPRRYGPDDLAVAQALAQRCAAAIENARLYREAQEATRAREEVLAIVSHDLKTPLGALHMGAQMVTRLAPPGAPGDELRKAATTVRRTAERMGRLIHDLVDVASLEAGRPSLAPAEQEAAAVAREAAEALQALAADRGVALTVEAPEAVPLRCDRDRLLQVLTNLLANALQVTPAGGRVRLSARRGGEGVLFTVADDGPGIPAEDLPHLFERWYRGRRARYPGSGLGLAIARAIVEAHGGRIWVESVEGQGSAFSFALPCAGAGGAARAGR
- a CDS encoding DUF4265 domain-containing protein, with the protein product MTENEAPGGYVRLLVSLEREAEAEVEGPEDEWLWAEPLGSERFRVESTPFFAYGLSHGDVVRGREDGETARFSDVERKSGHRTLRVALDLDLDVERPEIQRFLDDLLALGCTYEAMPPKIVALDVPPEVEVGEVVTRLQTQRRDGVLVWEWADPRPS
- the truD gene encoding tRNA pseudouridine(13) synthase TruD gives rise to the protein MKLKQRPEDFSVTESWRFDQDPRGAWFVYLMDKQKLSTFEAVERICARAGVQPAEVSYCGLKDKQGRTTQLVAVRRKPVDLQDPDLRLKPLGRTGAPLSAVNTTSNRFAVTVRDLSEEDVARLPAAVAEVQRIGVVDYFDSQRFGSLKHGQGFLVKDLMRGDAEAALRNHLARPSELDRTADARVKTFWKEHWGEWQLKNPYPGAERYAPVLRWLRLHPQDFLGAFLRTEPRWRGLQVFAYQSWLWNEGVKQYLRDVVGVSRLVSIRYQAGTLLFPRALEPAQARLLHRRTFPLLAPDSRFDDPAVEKAALSVLGREDMTLASLAVPGAPQIHFDHEERPLLVVPGKLVVSEPSRDELNKGRLRVNVAFTLPPGAYATLVVKRLFWWTLTPGPEAKKPAKPPRPTAEELHAKRRETGFLAKKRARKAARAKPAR
- a CDS encoding PHP-associated domain-containing protein, translating into MLIRLAMLIDLHVHSHHSPGGALAPRDIVRRAKAAGLDGVVVTDVNSLDGLDEVRAAGREEGLLALVGAELVTDHGHYLCYFPDPARVPAPPQMFGTTPWRVRDVVERVRQLGGAVVAAHPYDKSIERPSGDFIFSLEGLTAVEGLCARRKGPANDLAVEAADHMSLPCVGGSGAHDTLDDVGKAATLFREPVATEADLVRQLLAGHVFCVAVGVTPQEPARGGRDRGGERRRGGGRERR
- a CDS encoding Em GEA1 (EM1), producing the protein MPHKEKGHSQMTVREAGRLGGEARKQQLGSEGYSELGHKGGQRVRELIEEGKAAGRAAPPSEERGGTKRE
- a CDS encoding adenosylcobalamin-dependent ribonucleoside-diphosphate reductase, giving the protein MARLTDNARAVLARRYLLRDDAGAVLEEPEGLWRRVATALAAAEEPGERSRWAERFEARMAGLELLPNSPTLMNAGRAGGQLAACFVLPVDDDLASIFDALKWAALIHQSGGGTGFSFSRLRPKGDLVRTTHGVASGPVSFIRVFDAATETIKQGGVRRGANMAVLGVEHPDVLEFVDAKRGPGLENFNISVAASDAFMRAAQRGEPFALRHPRSGAPAVEVSARELLDRIAGAAWASGEPGLVFLDRVEAANPTPDLARFEAVNPCGEQPLLPFEACTLGSINLGRFARGGAVDWDGLAACVRDGVRLLDDVLTVNVWPLPQIAAVSARNRKIGLGVMGWADLLVQLGVAYDAPAALALADELMGFVQREAHAASEALAAERGPFPGFATSALARAGGRPRRNATVTTIAPTGTLSVIAGCSSGVEPLFAVAYVRHALGGVSLEEEHPELLGRLRALGAEAALPRLLANGRARGVPGVPEEIQRVFATAHDVAPEVHVRMQAAFQRHVDNGVSKTINLPREATVESVRRAYELAFELGCKGITVYRDGTREGQVLTHGVAAAPNGCPQCGGLLTRSGGCETCQACGYATCETTE
- a CDS encoding HAD family hydrolase, producing MPLRAVVTDLDNTLYPWVDYIVPSLEAMVASLEQTTRRPRIDIIQSLKAVYARHGSNEYPFAIQESSLFHPYDSDFDSFDALVVRPAQRAFAEARRRYLAPYPAVRATLLALKDRGIPVVALTDAPRNAVEYRVRLLELDGLLDAVYALRSYRLPRNVNPEIRRRDAAGYYRLKQTKVIELPRAAEKPAPMGLRRVLADLGLEASEVLYVGDNAKKDMALAKACGAVGVWAEYGTYISAEYRDRLAVISAKSVTRRHVSDEVADPGLRAPPPRWPLAISSFAQVLEVLEGARWTRPGRAAPAR